The following DNA comes from Bacteroidota bacterium.
TGCTGCATGTTCAAGAATCAATGAATAACCTATATCCTTAATCCGGATGATAATTTTGTTTTTGCCATTATTGTCTTTTACGACTTCTCCTTCATATCCCTTTAAAGGCCCTGATTCTATTATTATCATCTCACCTTTCAAAAACCTTTCGCCGCTGTAATAATGAGGTGCCTTAAATTCTACCATTTTTTTCATGGCGTCGATCTGCCATTCAGGAATCGCGACTGCTTTACCTTCAAATGTTACATAACGCACAGCACCAGTTATGTTAACGATGTCATAATACTCTTTTTCACTGATATTCACAAACACATAGGATCGAATCATTGGGACTTCTACTTTTTTCTTTCGATCACTCCATTGCTTTATCTTTGTTTCAAGTGGTAAATAAGCATTAAACCCTCTTTTAATAATTTCGGCATAAACTTTCTTTTCCTGCATTGATTTGGTATAAAGAGCGTACCAGTGATAGGAAAGTTGTTTCATGGGAAAAGAGTTTTTTTCTTCATCGTTATGTGACTTAGCAATTGATGGTAAAGAAGAATTGGAATTGCTGCTCAACGGTCGATTCAATATTTTTGTGTTTACTTGTATTTTATTTTTTTATAATCAATGTAATGTGTTGTGGAATAAAGTTTTAGAGATCAATTAAAATACATGATCAATTGTAATATTAATATCTGAATGTCATAGCTTCGCCCCTATAGTCACATTTTAAAAAATCTCAATTCTCCTTCAAATACTGTATTTCAGCCCCTAATTTAGCATTTTAATCTTTACACTTCTTCCCATAAAAGCAGCGGTGCAATTTTATTATTCTGTTCTTTATAAATTTCAAATTCTTCTTTGGTGTAGATTAAGTACCGGATTCTACGTTCAATATTTTTTTCAACTTTCTCAATCAATTCAATTAAGAACGGCTGATTGATATCTTTTCCAATAAAAAGTAAATCAATACAATTGTTATCTATTCCATTAGCAAAGTCTCCAACAATAAAAACATAATTCACTTTACCGAGCTTTTCTATAACTTTATCTATAATTTGGTCGAAACCAATATGATACATGATAAGGTTATTAATTGGTTTAAATAGTGGATGTTGAGTATTGGCCTTAAATATTTTTTTATTTCCTGAAAACTCTGATTTAAGTAATCCGGCATTTTCAAACCTAACCAGTTCTACCCGGATTGCATTCGTAGATTCGTTAAATTCTGCTTCAAGATTTCGCAAATACGCACTAGCGTTACCATTCAGGAAGAATTTTAACAATATCTTTATACGTGTTTTTGAGGTAATTAGCGTATCTAACATGATATGTAGTGGTAGATTGAGTAACAAACTTACTCAATAATTATTGAAAATCAAAAGAAATTTAGGATTTTAAAAAAGCGCCTTTTAAGGAATAATTATTCATCTGTTATTATTTATTTAGTTTGAAAAGCTCCTATAAGCAGGGATGGCGTCCCGAACTCGCCAAGAGCGAGTCGGGACGCCATCCCTGTGATGCTTAATTGCCTTTAATTGCTGGAGTTCGTTAATTATTTCCCTACATGGGGATTAAATTGATTACCTTTATGAAAAGCACATCTTATTTTCTTTCCTAAAAAGCTTGTTTATTTGAAGATGTATCTACGGGATTGATATTAATACTAATCACCAATGACAACTAGACAACAAATGGAAAAACATGTTTGCGGAGTAAATAAATTCCTGAAAGCTAAAGTAAAAAACATGACAACAGTAGAATTGCTATACAACATGCACCCGTCTGATAGAGCAGACTTTTTAAGGGATAAAGAATTAGTAAAGCAAATTCCTGCAGATATACTACTTAAATTGAACTTTGAGTTAAACAAATTTTACGCTGAAAAACAAAAGCAAAAACAACCTTAATTAAAAACCCTGCTAAGCGGTTCCGAAGCTTCGGGACCGCTTTATTGTTCATGATTTTGCAAATTTAATTTTTTACATTATTTATTGAATTACAAATAACAGGGATGGCGTCCCGACTCGCTCTTGGCGAGTTCGGGAAGCCATCCCTGTTATCTACAGAAGCTCGAAGAAGCCTTGAAGAAGAGAGTGAAACACTACTTCGCCAAGGCTCCGTAGAGCGAAGGTGGAGCTGCAGGGTTTTCCCGTTTCTCAGAGTTCACGGGATAAACTTCTCATCCCTGTTTTTCTACGAAAAAAAGCCGACCTTCGGTCAGCTTTTCATCTCCACTGCGTGGAGCTGCAGGGATTCGAACCCTGGTCCAAACAAGCAGTCAAAACGCTTTCTACATGCTTATCCTTTAGTTGATTGTCGGGAAATAACCGATGAAAGGCACACCTATTATAACCTTAGTCTTTATATTTCGCCCGTGCACCAAGACCTTGCAAAAGCTAGCTCAACATTTATGATGCTTCGGTCGGGACACCGTTAAGCGAGGTTTCCCGGGAAGCAGTAAGCGGCTTAATCTCTAGACTAAGCGGCTATCGCGTAATTATTGTCGCCAGTTAATGGCTGTGAGAATTAGGATTAACGAGGCATATTCACAACCCTCGGCATGCTTACATCTCCACTTCCTTGCTGTCAAAACCGGTCAGCCCCGGGTAATATTGATGTTAAATGTAGAAATGATATTTGGGAACCCCATATATCAGCGGCAAATTTACTAAAATTAATGCAGTATATAAAATAATTATTGATTAAGCCCTTTACGGAGTAAGGCATCATTTAAAATTTCACTGTTAAGATTTTTTGAATTCAGATTTATAATTTGCATCCTGATATGAAGAAAAAATATTAGTCATTGAGTCTGAATTACTTTATAAATCAAGAATTGTTATCAGAAATTTAATTTTATTAAGTTGATTAGAACAATATGCTTATGTTAAAAAATATTTTATATTTACCCTAGGTTTCGATTAATTAAAACCCAATTTTTTTTGATCC
Coding sequences within:
- a CDS encoding UpxY family transcription antiterminator, whose amino-acid sequence is MKQLSYHWYALYTKSMQEKKVYAEIIKRGFNAYLPLETKIKQWSDRKKKVEVPMIRSYVFVNISEKEYYDIVNITGAVRYVTFEGKAVAIPEWQIDAMKKMVEFKAPHYYSGERFLKGEMIIIESGPLKGYEGEVVKDNNGKNKIIIRIKDIGYSLILEHAASVTKKSKLPV
- a CDS encoding ArsR family transcriptional regulator, whose amino-acid sequence is MLDTLITSKTRIKILLKFFLNGNASAYLRNLEAEFNESTNAIRVELVRFENAGLLKSEFSGNKKIFKANTQHPLFKPINNLIMYHIGFDQIIDKVIEKLGKVNYVFIVGDFANGIDNNCIDLLFIGKDINQPFLIELIEKVEKNIERRIRYLIYTKEEFEIYKEQNNKIAPLLLWEEV